In Pseudomonas asiatica, the following are encoded in one genomic region:
- a CDS encoding DUF2285 domain-containing protein has protein sequence MADPSAEHWYPTAAYLYTLHLDGPALAWEYLRRHPDYRRDWLRRRRRPEAAARWGLRLLEDPALDARDAHPAWFPDHDAVVQLYPDADPPPNADAFEFWNVPGRKHLIHDGTRLVLVSRWPGCCVRLALAPGLEDGMAYLYAIRACATPCARYRAFAAELDTLAVVTGAAPAAAARSRPTPAALLELHTLQVLDATLAGASLRVVAEGLFGADAVAADWHKDSALRARVRRLVRRGDALMRGGYRRLAQLSPPLH, from the coding sequence ATGGCTGACCCGAGCGCCGAACACTGGTATCCGACCGCCGCGTATCTCTACACGCTGCACCTCGACGGCCCCGCGCTGGCGTGGGAATACCTGCGCCGCCACCCCGACTACCGCCGCGACTGGCTGCGCCGACGCCGCCGGCCAGAGGCCGCCGCGCGCTGGGGACTGCGCCTGCTGGAAGATCCCGCCCTGGATGCGCGCGACGCGCATCCGGCCTGGTTCCCCGATCACGATGCGGTGGTGCAGCTCTACCCGGATGCCGACCCGCCGCCCAATGCCGATGCCTTCGAGTTCTGGAACGTCCCCGGACGCAAACACCTGATCCACGATGGCACGCGCCTGGTGCTGGTATCGCGCTGGCCCGGCTGCTGCGTGCGGCTCGCACTCGCGCCGGGCCTGGAAGATGGCATGGCCTACCTCTATGCCATCCGCGCTTGCGCCACGCCCTGCGCGCGCTACCGCGCATTCGCGGCCGAACTGGATACCTTGGCCGTGGTCACGGGTGCCGCGCCTGCGGCGGCGGCCCGTTCCCGGCCCACGCCGGCCGCGCTGCTGGAACTGCACACCTTGCAGGTGCTCGACGCGACCCTCGCGGGCGCGTCCTTGCGCGTGGTGGCCGAAGGGCTGTTCGGCGCGGATGCCGTCGCGGCCGACTGGCACAAGGACAGCGCCTTGCGCGCCCGCGTGCGGCGGCTGGTGCGCCGGGGCGATGCGCTGATGCGCGGCGGCTACCGCCGCCTGGCACAGCTTTCGCCACCGTTGCACTAG
- a CDS encoding helix-turn-helix transcriptional regulator: MRPAAAAVAAPVQPQRYLTNDEAAEYLRLSPRTLEKQRVIGGGPKFRKFGRRVMYAVSDLDAWADQRSYEATSDPEYAERHAGDYRDGR, from the coding sequence TTGCGGCCTGCCGCCGCTGCCGTCGCTGCGCCCGTGCAGCCCCAACGCTATCTGACCAACGACGAAGCCGCCGAGTACCTGCGGCTGTCGCCGCGCACGCTGGAGAAACAGCGCGTGATCGGCGGCGGCCCGAAGTTCCGCAAGTTCGGCCGCCGCGTCATGTACGCGGTGTCCGACCTCGATGCCTGGGCCGACCAGCGCAGCTACGAGGCCACGTCCGACCCGGAATATGCCGAGCGTCACGCGGGCGACTACCGTGATGGCCGCTGA
- a CDS encoding replication initiator protein A, with translation MSSPSLPPGQRSQQREQLDLFRALPGDMAPRDSQDLMAFPFFSLAKSRRVAPIDFRAGGVTIRVEGTQEHGIATIWDADLLIWAASQIVEARDAGLHPSRWIRTTPYEILRFIGRGTSLNDYQRLKAALDRLQSTTVATSIRETTGRRLHRFSWVNEWRELADGSGTPLGIELILPDWFYAGVLDAALVLTIDPAYFRLKGGIERWLYRLVRKHGGRQEHGWQFDFRHLYRKSGSAARFSDFAYDLRALVARQSLPGYVLGIARMPDDGTELLTFRPVPPTARG, from the coding sequence ATGTCCAGCCCATCGCTGCCGCCGGGGCAGCGATCGCAGCAGCGGGAACAGCTCGACCTGTTCCGCGCGCTGCCGGGCGACATGGCACCCCGCGACAGCCAGGACTTGATGGCCTTTCCGTTCTTCTCGCTGGCGAAGTCGCGGCGCGTCGCGCCGATCGACTTCCGGGCGGGTGGCGTCACCATCCGCGTGGAAGGCACGCAGGAGCACGGCATCGCAACGATATGGGATGCCGACCTGTTGATATGGGCCGCCTCGCAGATCGTGGAGGCGCGCGACGCGGGCCTGCACCCGTCGCGCTGGATACGCACCACGCCCTACGAAATCCTGCGCTTCATCGGGCGCGGCACGTCCCTCAACGACTATCAGCGCCTGAAAGCCGCGCTGGATCGGCTGCAATCGACCACGGTGGCCACATCCATCCGCGAAACCACGGGAAGGCGCTTGCATCGCTTTTCATGGGTGAACGAATGGCGCGAGCTGGCCGACGGCAGCGGCACACCGCTAGGCATCGAACTGATCCTGCCGGACTGGTTCTATGCGGGCGTGCTCGACGCCGCCCTGGTGCTGACCATCGACCCCGCGTATTTCCGGCTCAAAGGCGGCATCGAGCGGTGGCTATACCGCCTGGTGCGCAAGCACGGCGGGCGGCAGGAGCACGGCTGGCAATTCGACTTCCGGCACCTGTACCGCAAGTCGGGCAGCGCGGCGCGCTTCTCGGACTTTGCCTACGACCTGCGTGCCTTGGTGGCGCGGCAGTCGTTGCCCGGCTACGTCCTCGGCATCGCGCGGATGCCGGACGACGGAACGGAGCTGCTGACCTTCCGGCCCGTGCCGCCCACGGCACGGGGATAA
- the parA gene encoding ParA family partition ATPase codes for MIVAFLNQKGGVGKTTLATHIAGELAMRGLHVILLDADPQGSSLDWTQRRSQQGLPRLFSAVGLARETLHQEAPELARRADHIIIDGPPRIAALARSALLAAERVLIPVQPSPYDVWASAEMVSLIREAQVFRPALRAAFVINRRVSTTIIGREARQSLAEQPLPALRSEIHQRIVFADSVAAGRLARETAPDSAAAREIAALTDELLRWPT; via the coding sequence ATGATCGTCGCGTTTCTCAACCAGAAAGGCGGCGTCGGCAAGACCACGCTCGCCACCCACATCGCCGGCGAGCTGGCGATGCGCGGCCTGCACGTCATCCTGCTGGATGCTGACCCGCAGGGTTCCTCGCTCGACTGGACGCAGCGCAGAAGCCAGCAGGGCTTGCCCCGGCTGTTCAGCGCCGTGGGCCTCGCCCGCGAAACGCTGCATCAGGAAGCGCCGGAGCTGGCGCGTCGCGCCGATCACATCATCATCGACGGCCCGCCGCGCATCGCCGCCCTGGCGCGCTCCGCGCTGCTGGCGGCCGAGCGCGTGCTGATCCCGGTACAGCCCAGCCCCTACGACGTGTGGGCCAGCGCCGAGATGGTTTCGCTGATCCGCGAGGCACAGGTGTTCCGGCCTGCGCTGCGCGCGGCCTTCGTCATCAACCGGCGCGTCAGCACCACCATCATCGGCAGGGAAGCGCGGCAGTCGCTGGCTGAACAGCCGCTGCCGGCGCTGCGCTCGGAGATCCACCAGCGCATCGTCTTCGCCGACAGCGTGGCCGCTGGCCGGCTCGCCCGCGAAACCGCGCCCGACAGCGCCGCCGCCCGCGAGATCGCCGCGCTCACCGATGAACTGCTGCGGTGGCCGACATGA
- a CDS encoding DUF2840 domain-containing protein: MNVSALPAAHAATAAPAAAPLPSLSTLVGQAGSVPLTRVSLAYIEPRFKLYLRFGEPARTLRLDRWRRCAVFLPRAMFCRVRWEANDYGTIRWQLMVMQAATPLDDMQRIPGVRPGARLLLHAEGENAVRAVLERIDGIEGQSIAAIDVSPAYWRTLGNRLAARLALPEYTAERHAAWLAGRALP; this comes from the coding sequence ATGAACGTATCCGCCTTGCCTGCCGCTCACGCGGCGACGGCTGCACCGGCCGCTGCGCCGCTGCCTTCGCTTTCGACGCTCGTCGGCCAGGCTGGCAGCGTGCCGCTGACTCGCGTATCGCTCGCCTACATCGAACCGCGCTTCAAGCTCTACCTGCGTTTCGGCGAGCCGGCGCGCACGCTGCGGCTCGACCGCTGGCGGCGCTGCGCGGTGTTCCTGCCGCGTGCAATGTTCTGCCGTGTGCGCTGGGAGGCAAACGACTACGGCACGATCCGCTGGCAGCTCATGGTGATGCAAGCCGCCACGCCGCTGGACGACATGCAGCGCATCCCCGGCGTGCGGCCGGGCGCACGCCTGCTGCTGCACGCCGAAGGCGAAAACGCGGTGCGTGCCGTGCTGGAACGCATCGACGGCATCGAAGGGCAAAGCATCGCCGCCATCGACGTGTCGCCCGCGTACTGGCGTACGCTGGGCAACCGTCTGGCGGCCCGCCTGGCGCTGCCCGAATACACCGCCGAGCGGCACGCCGCCTGGCTGGCCGGAAGGGCGCTGCCATGA